The window GGAAGCGCTGTTCTGCCTCGTGGTGGAGGAGGCGATTGCCGAGAGCCTGCAACCGGCATCGCTGGTGGCGCAAGGCGATGATCTGGCGGGCGCGCTGCATGATTTCCTGCTGCCCTACATGACGCTCGCCTTTTCCGAGCGCGGGATTCACGCCTTTCGCATGCTGCTGTCCGAAGCGTTTCAGTTCCCCGACCTTGCCCAGCGCTATTTCGCGAGCGTGCGCACGACAGTGATGGCACCGATCGAGGCGTGGCTGGCAGTGCAGTCCGAAGCCGGGCGGCTCGCCATCGCCAGCTCCGAGAGCGCGGCGGAAATGCTGCTGGCGATGACCGTGACCGAACGCGCGCAACGCCTCGCACTGGGCCTTGAAGCGCCGCCGACACCGGAAGCGACCAAGGCGCAGCTGACCGCGGCCATCGCGATCTTCCTGCGCGGCGTCATGCCGCTGCCGGAGGAAGCTGCGTGACCAGCGAGGCTTGCGATCTGCTGATCGTCGGCGGCGGCATCAACGGCACCGGCATAGCGCGCGATGCCGCCGGGCGCGGGCTTTCGGTGGTGCTGGTGGAGCAGGATGATCTCGCCAGCCACACCTCGTCCGCCTCGACCAAGCTGATCCACGGCGGGCTGCGCTATCTCGAATATTGCGAGTTCCGGCTGGTGCGCGAGGCATTGAAGGAGCGCGAGGTGCTGTGGGGCATGGCGCCGCACATCATCTGGCCGATGCGCTTCGTGCTGCCGCAAAGTCATTCGCCGCGCCCGGCCTGGATGGTGCGGGCCGGGCTGTTCCTCTACGATCACATCGGCGGCCGCAAGCGCTTGCCGGCGACCGAGAGCCTGCGGCTGGCCGCCGATCCGCGCGGTCGGGGTCTGCGCCATGGCAATGACGACCGCGCCTTCGAGTATTCGGATTGCTGGGTGGAGGACAGCCGGCTGGTTGTCCTCAACGCCGTCGACGCGCATCAACGCGGCGCGCGGATCATGACCCGCACCCGGTTCGCCTCTGCTCGTCGCACCGCGACAGGGTGGGAGGCGCAAGTTTCGAGCGGCGGTATCACCCGGACGATCCGTGCCAAGGCGATCGTCAATGCCGCAGGGCCGTGGGTGGCAGATGTGCTGGGCTGCCTGCCCCACCGCGATAGCCGCCACAGCGTCAGGCTGATCAAGGGCAGCCATATCGTCGTGCCACGGCTCTATGAGGGCGATCACGCCTTCATGCTGCAAAACGCCGACAAGCGGATCGTGTTTGCCATCCCCTACGAAGGCCGCTTCACGCTGGTGGGCACCACGGACGAGGCGTGGGACAAAGCCCCGGGCCCCGCGCAGATCAGCGCGGGCGAGACGCGCTATCTGCTCGATACCATCCGCCAGTATTTCGAAGCGCCAGTGCGCGAAGCCGACATCGTCTGGAGCTTTGCCGGGATCCGCCCGCTCTTCGATGACAAGGCCGCCGATGCCTCGGCCGTGACGCGCGACTATGTGCTCGATTGCGACAGCGGCAGCGACTTCGCAGGCGCGCCCGTGCTCAGCGTCTATGGCGGCAAGATCACCACCTATCGCAAGCTCGCTGAACACGCCTTGGAGGAACTGGCGGGCCATTTTCCCGCTGCCGGGCGGGCGTGGACATCGGGCGCGGTGCTGCCGGGGGGCGACCTGCCCGGCGGCGATTTTGCCGCTTTCGTGCGCGCGCAGCAGCAGGCGCGCCCCGCCCTGCCTGCCGACCTGATCCAGCGCCTGTGCCGCGCCTATGGCACGCGGATCGCCGAGGTGCTGGGGGATGCAAAGTCCTTGGCCGATCTCGGCGAGGATTTCGGCGGCGGGCTCTATGCCTGCGAAGTCGATTACCTCGTCCGCCACGAATGGGCGAGGTGCGCCGAGGACATCCTGTTCCGGCGCTCCAAGCTCGGCATCCATGTCAGCGCGGCGACGCGCGCGGCGCTTGACGCCTATCTTGGCACCGCGCGCGAACGCCGCGCCGGTTAGCCTAGTTCAGCCCGTCTCCGGCCAATTCGACCGCCTCGGCGATATCGCGGTCGCGGAAGCCTGCCCGCTCGATCCATTTGCGGATCAGGCCCGGAATGCGGGCGGGAATCGCGTTCTTGGCCGGGACCACCACCATATCCTCGCGCCGCTCGATCCCGCGCAGGATGGCGGCGACGACCTCTTCGAGGGTAATCATCTTCCACAGCCCCTTGCTGTTGCCACCCCAGATCTTCACGCCTGCCGGATCGGCGTGAACCTTGTCCATCATGTTGGTGGGGAAGAAGGTCGGGTGAACCGTGCCGACGCCCACGCCCAGCCTGCGCACTTCCAGACGGATGCTGTTGCACATCGCCCACACGCCGGCCTTGCTCGCGGTGTATTGCGCCTGCAGCGGCGAATGAACGAAGGCCGCCATCGACGAGATCGCCATCAGGTATCCGCGCCGCTGCTGCACGTGGGGCAGCGCTGCCTTGAACGTCCGCCACGCGCCGTTGAGGTTGATGTCGATCACCCGGTCAAACGCTTCAGGCGCGATTTTCTCCATCGGCGAAGCGATCGCTATCCCCGAATTGGCGATCATCACATCGATCCCGCCAAAGTGCGCGGCGGCCGCGTTGATCCCAGCCTCCACTGCCTCCCAAGAGCGCACATCGACATAGCCGCCCCACACGTCTTGGCCGCCGCCCAGCGATTGTACCTGCTCGGCGACCGCATCGGCGTTGATGTCGAGCAGGGCGAGCCTTGCCCCCTTCGCCTGCAAGGCAATCGCCAGCGCGCGGCCGAGGCCGCCTGTCGATCCGGTGATGGCGATCACGCGCCCGTTGATGGCGTAGGTCATGAAGGGTTCCTCAGCGCAGGAAGGCGGCGGTTTCTCGGTGCAGGCGGCGCGCCTCGCTGGTTTCGAGCACCGACCAGGCATGGGTCATGCGCTCACCAATGATGAGCTTGAGGTCACAGCCATCGGCCTGCGCCTTGGCGAACAGCGCCAGCGAATCCGGGTGAAGCAGATCGGCGGTGCCGCTGAACACCAGCATCGGCGGCAGATCGCGAATGTCGCCAAGCACCGGGCTGATGCGCGGGTCATTCAGCGCAGTGTCGCCCGCCCAGCGCTTGGCGCTCCACACCAGCACGGGGCGCGCGAGCATCGGGTCAGCGGCGTCGTAAGCGTCCTGCTCCGGGTTATCCTCGCGCAGGTCAAGCCACGGGGAATAGAGCACCATCTTCGCAGGCAGCGGCTGGCCTTCATCACGCAGCAACTGCGCAAAGCTGAGCGCGAGACCTGCGCCAGCCGAGTCTCCGGTGAGCACGATGTTTTCTGCGCCCACTTCGGCCACAAGGCTCTCGTAAAGCGTCCGCATCATCGCAAAGGCCGGTTGCCAGTCGTTCTCGGGGGCGAGCGGATAGTGCGGCACCACCACCCGCGCGCGGTTTTGCATGGCGAGGCCTTCAACAAGATTCCACTGGTGGATCATCATGTTGGCCACATAAGCGCCGCCGTGGATGTAGATGATGGTGCGGGTGACCGCGCCATCCTTCGGCTCGACGAACAGCACATTGCTTCCCGCGATCTCGCGCGCGGTGATGTTACAATCGCGCACAACCCGGCGCGTCGGCTTGGCCTCGCCCTTGAGGCGCTGGCGGCGCAGCTGGCGGGCGTGGCGTTCGATATCGCGCAGCACCCGCTTGGAACCCATCAGCGGCAGGATCACCTGCCGGATCAGGCGCGACAACAGGCTCTCGCCGCGCCACACCTGAAGGGTGGCCTTGGCAGCAGGAGCAGGGCGGATATCGCTATGGATCGTCATGACGGGATCGCTCCGGCGAGCGGCTTTGCGCTGCCCTCGTGGTCGGAAACAGGCCAATGGATCGTGCTGCGC is drawn from Erythrobacter neustonensis and contains these coding sequences:
- a CDS encoding SDR family NAD(P)-dependent oxidoreductase; the protein is MTYAINGRVIAITGSTGGLGRALAIALQAKGARLALLDINADAVAEQVQSLGGGQDVWGGYVDVRSWEAVEAGINAAAAHFGGIDVMIANSGIAIASPMEKIAPEAFDRVIDINLNGAWRTFKAALPHVQQRRGYLMAISSMAAFVHSPLQAQYTASKAGVWAMCNSIRLEVRRLGVGVGTVHPTFFPTNMMDKVHADPAGVKIWGGNSKGLWKMITLEEVVAAILRGIERREDMVVVPAKNAIPARIPGLIRKWIERAGFRDRDIAEAVELAGDGLN
- a CDS encoding glycerol-3-phosphate dehydrogenase; this encodes MTSEACDLLIVGGGINGTGIARDAAGRGLSVVLVEQDDLASHTSSASTKLIHGGLRYLEYCEFRLVREALKEREVLWGMAPHIIWPMRFVLPQSHSPRPAWMVRAGLFLYDHIGGRKRLPATESLRLAADPRGRGLRHGNDDRAFEYSDCWVEDSRLVVLNAVDAHQRGARIMTRTRFASARRTATGWEAQVSSGGITRTIRAKAIVNAAGPWVADVLGCLPHRDSRHSVRLIKGSHIVVPRLYEGDHAFMLQNADKRIVFAIPYEGRFTLVGTTDEAWDKAPGPAQISAGETRYLLDTIRQYFEAPVREADIVWSFAGIRPLFDDKAADASAVTRDYVLDCDSGSDFAGAPVLSVYGGKITTYRKLAEHALEELAGHFPAAGRAWTSGAVLPGGDLPGGDFAAFVRAQQQARPALPADLIQRLCRAYGTRIAEVLGDAKSLADLGEDFGGGLYACEVDYLVRHEWARCAEDILFRRSKLGIHVSAATRAALDAYLGTARERRAG
- a CDS encoding alpha/beta hydrolase fold domain-containing protein, which codes for MTIHSDIRPAPAAKATLQVWRGESLLSRLIRQVILPLMGSKRVLRDIERHARQLRRQRLKGEAKPTRRVVRDCNITAREIAGSNVLFVEPKDGAVTRTIIYIHGGAYVANMMIHQWNLVEGLAMQNRARVVVPHYPLAPENDWQPAFAMMRTLYESLVAEVGAENIVLTGDSAGAGLALSFAQLLRDEGQPLPAKMVLYSPWLDLREDNPEQDAYDAADPMLARPVLVWSAKRWAGDTALNDPRISPVLGDIRDLPPMLVFSGTADLLHPDSLALFAKAQADGCDLKLIIGERMTHAWSVLETSEARRLHRETAAFLR
- a CDS encoding TetR/AcrR family transcriptional regulator, which gives rise to MQLYRLPSILGPMHGDARTRLLHCAEQAFLAKGYRGAKLGEIALAAGISKKTIYKFVESKEALFCLVVEEAIAESLQPASLVAQGDDLAGALHDFLLPYMTLAFSERGIHAFRMLLSEAFQFPDLAQRYFASVRTTVMAPIEAWLAVQSEAGRLAIASSESAAEMLLAMTVTERAQRLALGLEAPPTPEATKAQLTAAIAIFLRGVMPLPEEAA